A DNA window from Candidatus Sulfidibacterium hydrothermale contains the following coding sequences:
- the pyk gene encoding pyruvate kinase — MGRKVKIVATLGPVSNNKEMVTQLIKAGVNVFRLNFSYGTHESHHASFQLIRECASALKKEVAVMQDICGPKIRISGMKESREIAKGDLIYMSKKAEGKAFSITYPHIIDQLEPGDEVYFADGTVKTKVEEKKEDLLVLRALTRGQLREGKGVNIPKSGIKMSALTEKDKADLKFAAQIGIDLVAVSFVESAKDILEARKILKENGSDAWVIAKIERKAAIKNLDDILDAVDGIMVARGDLGVEAGIFSVPGLQKMMIKKANERAIPVITATQMLTSMLHSATPTRAEISDIANAVYDGTDAVMLSDETAVGSFAVEAVEVMVKTIADTKNHIPKIRNIKPEKQEGFAHAAAEISNDVPCKAIASFTTSGYTVKQIAKFRPHKPIYAVTYNKKIIHRLALVWGVEKVFYISPDESEGKMMHQFLQQAGDHDFIVTMGTLAGVKGTTSMVRLLDEAARQKIFERFGK, encoded by the coding sequence ATGGGACGTAAAGTTAAAATTGTAGCCACGCTGGGACCTGTCAGCAATAATAAAGAAATGGTTACCCAATTGATAAAAGCCGGAGTTAATGTTTTTCGTTTAAACTTTTCTTATGGCACACACGAAAGCCATCATGCCAGTTTTCAGCTGATCCGGGAATGTGCTTCTGCCTTAAAAAAGGAAGTAGCGGTTATGCAGGATATCTGCGGACCGAAAATCAGAATCAGCGGAATGAAAGAAAGCCGCGAGATTGCCAAAGGCGACCTCATCTACATGTCAAAAAAGGCAGAAGGAAAAGCTTTTTCCATTACCTACCCGCATATTATTGATCAGCTTGAACCGGGTGACGAAGTTTATTTTGCTGATGGTACCGTAAAAACAAAAGTAGAAGAGAAAAAAGAAGATTTGCTGGTATTACGGGCCCTCACCCGAGGCCAGCTACGCGAGGGAAAAGGCGTAAACATTCCCAAATCAGGAATTAAAATGTCTGCACTTACCGAAAAAGACAAAGCCGACCTGAAATTTGCTGCGCAAATCGGAATTGACCTTGTAGCCGTCTCATTTGTCGAATCGGCAAAAGATATTCTTGAAGCGCGTAAAATATTAAAAGAAAATGGCTCAGATGCCTGGGTCATTGCCAAAATAGAAAGAAAAGCAGCTATAAAAAATTTAGATGACATTTTGGATGCTGTGGACGGAATCATGGTAGCCCGTGGCGATCTGGGTGTGGAAGCCGGAATCTTTTCAGTGCCTGGCTTACAAAAAATGATGATCAAAAAGGCCAATGAACGGGCTATTCCTGTCATTACCGCTACCCAAATGCTTACCTCCATGCTCCATTCTGCAACGCCTACACGGGCCGAAATTTCAGATATTGCCAATGCGGTTTACGACGGAACGGATGCCGTCATGTTATCAGATGAAACAGCAGTAGGGTCTTTTGCCGTTGAAGCTGTTGAAGTTATGGTAAAAACCATTGCTGATACCAAAAACCATATCCCTAAAATCCGGAACATAAAACCGGAAAAACAAGAAGGATTTGCCCATGCCGCAGCAGAAATTTCTAATGATGTGCCTTGTAAAGCCATTGCCTCGTTCACCACATCGGGCTACACAGTAAAACAAATTGCAAAGTTCCGTCCACATAAACCCATTTATGCCGTCACTTACAACAAAAAAATCATACACCGGCTGGCTCTGGTTTGGGGCGTAGAAAAAGTTTTTTACATCTCACCGGACGAAAGTGAAGGAAAAATGATGCATCAGTTTTTACAACAAGCCGGAGATCATGATTTTATTGTAACCATGGGAACTTTGGCCGGAGTAAAAGGAACAACCAGCATGGTTCGGTTGCTGGATGAAGCAGCAAGACAAAAAATCTTTGAACGGTTTGGAAAATAA
- a CDS encoding ABC transporter substrate-binding protein, which produces MVLFFLQNKSLISRKIIYSLRVITMLFTKDNFTEINQIKSIKRVVSLVPSVTETIAFLSGTDILTGVTRFCKYPANIREKAVVVGGTKDFNLDTVIRLKPDLVVGVKEENEKSQIEELAASLPVVLFDIRCVSDAYQMIYRLGELLGKEQKAGKLVHDIQQGFQRINISRPQSGVYLIWKKPWMAAGKETFISDMLARAGFENLVPGRYPVIDESYFLPAPVLLLSSEPFPFREKHRKALLQKYPDKKILLVNGEMFSWYGSHMLQAVDYFRELFV; this is translated from the coding sequence ATGGTTTTATTTTTTCTGCAAAATAAATCATTAATTTCACGCAAAATAATTTATTCTTTACGGGTTATTACCATGCTGTTCACAAAAGACAATTTTACGGAAATCAATCAGATAAAAAGCATTAAAAGGGTGGTTTCGCTGGTGCCGTCCGTTACGGAAACGATTGCGTTTTTAAGTGGAACGGATATTTTGACCGGAGTAACCCGGTTTTGTAAATATCCTGCAAACATCCGTGAAAAAGCCGTTGTGGTAGGTGGAACAAAAGATTTTAACCTGGATACGGTTATCCGGTTAAAACCTGATTTGGTAGTCGGAGTGAAAGAAGAAAATGAAAAAAGTCAGATAGAAGAACTTGCCGCATCGTTACCGGTTGTTTTGTTTGATATTCGGTGTGTATCAGATGCTTATCAGATGATTTACCGCTTGGGCGAACTGCTGGGAAAAGAGCAAAAAGCCGGCAAACTGGTACATGATATTCAACAGGGTTTTCAACGGATAAATATTTCCCGGCCTCAGTCCGGAGTTTATCTTATTTGGAAAAAACCTTGGATGGCCGCAGGAAAAGAAACATTTATCAGTGATATGCTTGCCCGGGCCGGTTTTGAAAATTTGGTTCCGGGTCGTTATCCTGTTATTGACGAATCGTACTTTTTACCGGCTCCGGTGTTGTTGCTTTCTTCCGAACCTTTTCCTTTCAGGGAAAAGCACCGAAAAGCGTTGTTGCAAAAGTATCCGGATAAAAAAATATTATTGGTCAACGGAGAGATGTTTAGCTGGTACGGAAGTCATATGCTTCAGGCGGTTGACTATTTTCGAGAATTATTTGTATAA
- a CDS encoding redox-sensing transcriptional repressor Rex: MKTGNNKEKIPHKTIERLSQYRRALHICAEKGKTNIFSHEIAALLHITAVQVRRDLMLIGYSGSLRKGYDIHNLVSLIGDLIDSPEGQKVAIFGMGDLGRAIVNYFRGKREKLQITAGFDVNPEKTGKMVAGIPCYPVENAVEEIKKQGIKIGIITVPGDQADETVQLMIKAGIKGILNYTPVPVEVPDDVYLEEYNMISSIEKVAFYVKERE; encoded by the coding sequence ATGAAAACGGGAAACAATAAGGAAAAAATTCCACACAAAACTATTGAACGTCTCAGCCAGTATCGAAGGGCTTTACATATTTGTGCTGAGAAAGGAAAAACCAATATTTTTTCGCACGAAATTGCAGCGTTGCTGCATATTACCGCTGTACAGGTACGGCGTGATCTGATGCTGATCGGTTACTCGGGAAGTCTCCGAAAAGGATATGATATTCATAATCTGGTTTCGTTGATTGGTGACCTGATCGACAGCCCCGAAGGACAAAAAGTAGCGATCTTTGGTATGGGCGATCTGGGACGTGCCATTGTCAATTACTTCCGTGGAAAAAGAGAAAAGTTGCAGATTACTGCCGGATTTGATGTTAATCCGGAGAAAACCGGAAAAATGGTAGCCGGTATTCCATGTTATCCGGTGGAAAATGCAGTGGAAGAAATTAAGAAACAAGGAATTAAAATAGGAATTATTACGGTACCGGGCGACCAGGCCGATGAAACGGTACAATTGATGATCAAAGCGGGAATCAAAGGGATTTTGAATTACACGCCTGTTCCGGTGGAAGTACCTGACGACGTTTACCTTGAAGAGTATAACATGATTTCATCCATTGAAAAAGTGGCTTTTTATGTAAAAGAAAGAGAATGA
- the recA gene encoding recombinase RecA, which yields MATEKENKNKDKERENKLKVLEATLGKLEKNYGKGAIMRLGSTHVEKIPAISTGSIGLDFALGVDGLPKGRVTEIYGPESSGKTTLALHVIAEAQKEGGIAAFIDAEHAFDRYYAAKLGVNIEDLLVSQPDNGEQALEIADNLIRSGAIDVIVIDSVAALTPKSEIEGEMGDSKMGLQARLMSQALRKLTANISKTNTVCIFINQLREKIGVMFGNPETTTGGNALKFYASVRLDIRRISQIKDTDEVKGNRVRVKVVKNKVAPPFRKAEFDIMYGEGISKIGEIIDIGVDKGIIKKSGSWFSYGETKLGQGREAVKKILNDNPDLMEELETKIKEALSETEE from the coding sequence ATGGCGACAGAAAAAGAAAATAAAAATAAAGATAAAGAACGCGAAAACAAACTAAAAGTACTGGAAGCTACGCTTGGAAAGCTGGAAAAAAATTATGGCAAAGGAGCCATTATGCGCCTTGGAAGTACGCATGTCGAAAAAATTCCGGCCATTTCCACCGGCTCTATCGGCCTTGATTTTGCGTTGGGCGTTGACGGTTTGCCCAAAGGACGGGTAACAGAAATTTATGGCCCGGAATCTTCCGGAAAAACCACTCTGGCCTTGCACGTAATTGCCGAAGCTCAAAAAGAAGGCGGAATTGCTGCATTTATTGATGCAGAACATGCTTTTGACCGCTATTATGCCGCCAAACTGGGCGTAAACATTGAAGACTTATTGGTTTCGCAACCCGATAACGGAGAACAGGCCCTGGAAATTGCAGATAACCTGATCCGTTCTGGTGCTATTGACGTTATTGTTATCGACTCCGTAGCTGCCCTGACTCCCAAAAGCGAGATTGAAGGAGAAATGGGTGACTCAAAAATGGGGTTGCAAGCCCGGCTGATGTCGCAAGCACTGCGAAAACTAACCGCCAACATCAGCAAAACCAATACGGTGTGCATTTTTATTAACCAGTTGCGTGAAAAAATCGGTGTCATGTTCGGTAATCCGGAAACAACCACCGGCGGAAATGCACTGAAATTTTATGCTTCGGTCCGGCTGGACATTCGCCGGATCAGCCAAATAAAAGATACCGACGAAGTAAAAGGAAACCGGGTTCGCGTAAAAGTGGTAAAAAACAAAGTAGCTCCGCCTTTCCGGAAAGCCGAATTCGACATCATGTATGGCGAAGGAATTTCCAAAATTGGCGAAATCATCGACATTGGTGTAGATAAGGGAATCATCAAAAAAAGCGGATCGTGGTTCAGTTACGGAGAAACCAAACTGGGACAAGGACGTGAAGCAGTGAAAAAGATCCTGAACGACAATCCTGACCTGATGGAAGAACTGGAAACAAAGATCAAAGAAGCTTTGTCGGAAACAGAAGAATAA
- the bcp gene encoding thioredoxin-dependent thiol peroxidase, producing MTKLQKGDKAPDFKGIDQNGNPVSLADFKGKKLILYFYPKDNTPGCTNEACNFRDHYDFWLSKGYAIVGVSPDSVASHQKFIEKHQLPFTLISDPEKVIIKAYGAWGPKKLYGREYEGLIRSTFVIDEEGKIVEVFGKVKTKEHTEQIVKKLNLE from the coding sequence ATGACAAAACTACAAAAAGGAGACAAAGCACCTGATTTTAAAGGGATTGATCAAAACGGAAATCCCGTTTCCCTTGCCGATTTCAAAGGGAAAAAACTGATCTTATATTTTTATCCCAAAGACAATACACCGGGATGTACAAACGAAGCATGTAACTTTCGTGACCATTATGATTTTTGGCTTTCAAAAGGCTATGCCATTGTTGGCGTTAGTCCTGACAGCGTAGCCTCACATCAAAAATTTATTGAAAAACATCAGCTTCCGTTTACCCTGATTTCTGATCCGGAAAAGGTCATTATCAAAGCCTATGGCGCCTGGGGGCCCAAAAAACTTTATGGTCGCGAATACGAGGGCCTTATCCGTTCTACTTTCGTCATTGACGAAGAGGGAAAAATTGTGGAAGTATTCGGCAAAGTGAAAACAAAAGAACATACAGAACAAATTGTTAAAAAATTAAACCTGGAATAA
- the nth gene encoding endonuclease III gives MTRKERFEKIIDYFKEHQPFAETELHYTTPYELLVAVILSAQCTDKRVNVITVPFFEQYPDVEALSKAEVSDIFELIKSCSYPNNKAKHLSGMAKMLVSEFDGKVPSDVQTLQKLPGVGRKTANVIASVIFNKPAMAVDTHVFRVAKRLGLTVNAKTPLETEKQLVRYIPDELIPLAHHWLILHGRYVCLARTPRCESCGLKSWCKFYQQNNRNKQ, from the coding sequence ATGACACGAAAAGAACGTTTTGAAAAGATAATCGATTACTTCAAAGAGCATCAACCTTTTGCAGAAACCGAGCTACATTACACTACGCCTTACGAACTGTTGGTCGCTGTTATTTTGTCGGCACAGTGCACCGATAAACGCGTAAATGTTATTACCGTACCTTTTTTTGAACAATATCCGGATGTAGAAGCCCTTTCAAAAGCCGAAGTGTCCGATATTTTCGAACTGATCAAAAGCTGTTCGTATCCCAATAACAAAGCCAAACATCTTTCGGGAATGGCTAAAATGCTGGTTTCGGAATTTGACGGAAAAGTTCCTTCGGATGTACAAACGCTGCAAAAGCTCCCCGGTGTAGGAAGAAAAACAGCCAATGTAATTGCCTCGGTAATCTTTAACAAACCGGCCATGGCAGTGGACACGCATGTTTTCAGAGTAGCAAAACGGTTAGGGCTGACCGTCAATGCCAAAACGCCTCTGGAAACCGAGAAGCAACTGGTTCGTTATATTCCTGACGAACTCATTCCACTGGCCCATCACTGGTTGATCCTGCACGGGCGGTATGTCTGTCTGGCCCGGACACCCCGCTGCGAAAGCTGCGGATTAAAATCCTGGTGCAAATTTTACCAGCAGAACAACCGAAACAAGCAATAA
- a CDS encoding CYTH domain-containing protein, producing the protein MAQEIEYKFLVKGDFRPFVTQKHEIVQAYLSTDPNRTVRIRIQDEKGYINIKGAAKISGLMRYEWEKEIPLNEARELMELRESGLVEKTRHLVPAGNGLKFEVDEFHGDNAGLLLAEIELPTADTSFEKPDWLGEDVTGNPSFYSAMLSKNPYKNWREITE; encoded by the coding sequence ATGGCACAGGAAATAGAATATAAGTTTTTGGTAAAAGGTGATTTTCGCCCTTTTGTTACCCAAAAGCACGAGATAGTTCAGGCTTATCTTTCCACGGATCCTAACCGCACGGTACGGATACGGATTCAGGATGAGAAAGGATACATCAACATCAAGGGAGCAGCAAAAATTTCCGGGTTGATGCGGTATGAATGGGAAAAGGAAATTCCATTGAATGAAGCCCGCGAACTGATGGAATTGCGCGAATCAGGACTGGTGGAAAAAACACGGCATTTGGTGCCTGCCGGCAACGGCCTGAAATTTGAAGTTGACGAGTTTCATGGCGATAATGCCGGACTGCTCCTGGCCGAAATAGAATTACCCACGGCCGATACCTCTTTTGAAAAACCAGACTGGCTGGGCGAAGATGTTACAGGAAACCCTTCTTTTTACAGTGCCATGCTTTCTAAAAATCCGTATAAAAATTGGAGAGAAATTACTGAATAA
- a CDS encoding RNA polymerase sigma factor, with amino-acid sequence MKMEANDERQLVRKFLDGNPLGLQELIERHQTRVYSYIFVMVKDKQLADDLFQDTFVKVINTIKSGSYNDEGKFIQWVMRIAHNLVIDHFRKQKKLNLAEVVVNDQFNLLDTLKVSDPGIEDVLVTQQIHRDIKKLMEYLPQEQKEVIYLRCYAGMSFKDIAEQTEVSINTALGRMRYALINLRKMIKEKNIILTR; translated from the coding sequence ATGAAAATGGAAGCAAACGACGAGCGCCAGCTTGTTCGCAAATTTCTCGATGGCAACCCGTTGGGTTTACAAGAACTTATTGAACGGCATCAAACCCGTGTCTACTCCTATATTTTTGTGATGGTAAAAGACAAACAGCTGGCTGATGATCTGTTTCAGGATACTTTTGTGAAAGTGATAAACACTATAAAATCGGGAAGTTATAACGACGAAGGAAAATTTATTCAGTGGGTGATGCGAATAGCCCATAATTTGGTTATCGATCATTTCAGAAAACAGAAAAAGCTGAACCTGGCAGAAGTGGTGGTCAACGACCAGTTTAATTTACTTGATACACTGAAAGTAAGTGATCCGGGTATCGAAGATGTTCTGGTTACCCAGCAAATCCATCGTGACATTAAAAAACTGATGGAATATCTGCCTCAGGAACAAAAAGAAGTAATTTATTTACGTTGTTACGCCGGGATGAGCTTTAAAGATATTGCCGAGCAAACGGAAGTAAGCATTAACACGGCCCTTGGCCGCATGCGTTATGCCCTGATCAATCTGCGCAAAATGATCAAAGAAAAAAACATTATCCTGACCCGGTAA
- the uvrA gene encoding excinuclease ABC subunit UvrA: MIDVNRANPKDYIVVIRSRVNNLKNLSVAIPRRKLVVITGLSGSGKSSLAFDTLYADGQRRYVESLSSYARQFLGRMDKPDVDNILGISPAIAIEQKVKTRNPRSTVGTSTEVYEYLKLLFARIGKTYSPVSGRQVKRHRVSDVTRFILSLPEETVVLIFSPLTLESGRTLQQKLQVLLQQGFSRVYTGNAIERIEDLLEEKGRIKKNTRPENCYLVIDRVRVVHDDKELETRIADSAQTAFYEGKGYLKVVYTQGNQQKMVDFSHRFELDGIQFEEPSVNLFTFNNPYGACKRCEGFGSIMGIDERLVIPNPALSVYDGAIACWKGEKMGRWKDQLVQNAYRFDFPIHKPYYQLTEEQKELLWTGNEYFKGLNAFFARLEEKAYKIQYRVMLSRYRGKTICPECKGTRLRKDANYVLVAGKSISQIVQMQLDECLDFFKNIKLDDQDRQIARRLLTEIVNRLQFLNDVGLGYLTLNRSSATLSGGESQRINLATSLGSSLAGSMYILDEPSIGLHPRDTQRLIRVLKQLRDVGNTVIVVEHDEEIIRAADDIIDIGPDSGEHGGELVFQGAFDALKNNDVSYTALYLTGRKKIELPAFRRPWHNYIEIKDAFEHNLKNLQVKIPLNVLTVVTGVSGSGKSTLVRDILYTLLKRTLNGEMAQPGKLAVLSGEINRLQRTEYIDQNPIGRSSRSNPVTYLKAFDDIRELFSRQPLAKLRAYKPGYFSFNIPGGRCEQCEGEGVIKVEMQFMADIYLQCEACHGKRFKEEVLEIKYRGKSISDILELTVDDAIAFFSEATKNNSLEQKIIEKLKPLQETGLGYLRLGQSSNTLSGGEAQRIKLASFLAKGSHAPATLFIFDEPTTGLHVHDISKLLNAFQALIENGHSIVVIEHNAEIIKSADWVIDLGPEGGDRGGQIVFEGTPEELVRCKESFTGQFLKDKLQ, translated from the coding sequence ATGATAGATGTAAACCGGGCAAATCCGAAGGATTATATTGTTGTGATCCGTTCTCGGGTCAATAATTTAAAAAATCTCAGCGTTGCTATTCCGCGTCGTAAATTAGTGGTAATTACAGGGTTATCCGGTTCCGGAAAATCTTCTCTTGCTTTTGATACTTTGTATGCCGATGGGCAGCGCCGGTATGTGGAAAGTTTGAGTTCGTATGCCCGCCAATTTTTAGGGCGTATGGATAAGCCCGATGTGGATAATATTTTGGGTATTTCGCCGGCTATTGCCATTGAACAAAAGGTAAAAACCCGTAATCCGCGCTCCACAGTGGGAACTTCCACGGAGGTGTATGAATACCTTAAGCTTCTTTTTGCCCGTATCGGAAAAACCTATTCCCCGGTATCGGGCCGCCAGGTGAAACGCCACCGTGTGAGCGATGTAACCCGTTTTATTCTTTCTTTACCCGAAGAAACAGTTGTTCTGATTTTTTCACCCCTTACACTTGAATCGGGCCGTACACTGCAACAAAAGTTACAAGTTTTGTTACAGCAGGGATTTAGCCGTGTTTATACCGGAAACGCCATTGAAAGAATAGAAGACCTTCTTGAAGAAAAAGGCAGGATAAAGAAAAATACCCGGCCGGAAAACTGTTATCTCGTGATAGACCGTGTTCGTGTGGTGCACGATGACAAAGAGCTGGAAACCCGTATTGCTGATTCGGCCCAAACTGCTTTTTACGAAGGTAAAGGATATTTGAAAGTGGTTTACACGCAGGGAAACCAACAGAAGATGGTTGATTTTTCCCATCGGTTTGAATTGGATGGAATACAGTTTGAAGAGCCGTCGGTCAATTTGTTTACTTTTAATAATCCGTACGGAGCCTGTAAGCGGTGCGAAGGTTTCGGGAGCATTATGGGCATTGACGAACGGCTGGTGATTCCCAACCCGGCGCTGTCGGTTTATGACGGGGCCATTGCCTGCTGGAAAGGCGAAAAAATGGGGCGATGGAAAGATCAGCTTGTTCAAAATGCCTATCGGTTCGATTTCCCTATTCATAAGCCCTATTATCAGCTTACTGAAGAACAAAAAGAACTGCTTTGGACCGGAAATGAATATTTTAAAGGCCTTAATGCTTTTTTTGCCCGGCTGGAGGAGAAAGCCTATAAAATTCAGTACCGGGTGATGCTTTCGCGGTATCGCGGAAAAACCATTTGCCCTGAATGTAAAGGAACCCGTTTGCGAAAAGATGCCAATTATGTGTTGGTAGCCGGAAAAAGTATTTCCCAAATTGTTCAGATGCAACTGGATGAATGCCTTGATTTTTTTAAAAACATAAAGCTGGATGATCAGGACCGGCAAATTGCCCGGCGGTTGCTGACAGAAATAGTTAACCGGTTGCAATTTCTCAATGATGTGGGGCTGGGGTATCTTACGTTAAACCGTTCTTCGGCAACTTTGTCAGGAGGAGAGTCCCAGCGCATTAATCTGGCCACCTCACTGGGCAGCTCGCTGGCCGGTTCCATGTATATTTTAGATGAACCCAGTATTGGGCTGCATCCGCGCGATACACAACGGCTGATTCGTGTGCTGAAACAGCTGCGTGATGTGGGAAATACGGTAATTGTGGTGGAACATGACGAAGAAATTATCCGGGCTGCAGATGATATTATTGATATTGGTCCTGATTCGGGGGAACATGGCGGTGAGCTCGTTTTTCAAGGGGCTTTTGATGCGTTGAAAAATAATGATGTCAGTTATACGGCATTGTATCTTACCGGAAGAAAAAAAATAGAACTTCCTGCTTTCCGGCGCCCCTGGCACAATTACATTGAAATAAAAGATGCGTTTGAGCATAACCTGAAAAATCTTCAGGTGAAAATTCCATTGAATGTACTGACGGTGGTAACCGGAGTGAGTGGATCGGGAAAATCTACACTGGTACGTGATATTTTATATACTCTGCTGAAACGTACCCTTAACGGCGAAATGGCGCAACCGGGAAAACTGGCTGTTTTGAGCGGAGAAATTAACCGGTTGCAACGTACGGAATATATTGATCAAAATCCTATAGGACGTTCTTCGCGCTCTAATCCGGTAACCTACTTAAAAGCGTTTGACGATATCCGCGAGCTTTTTTCACGACAGCCGCTGGCAAAACTCCGGGCTTATAAACCCGGCTATTTTTCTTTTAATATTCCCGGAGGACGGTGTGAGCAATGTGAAGGCGAAGGCGTGATTAAAGTGGAAATGCAGTTTATGGCGGATATTTATTTGCAATGTGAAGCCTGCCACGGAAAGCGTTTTAAAGAAGAAGTGTTGGAGATAAAATATCGCGGAAAAAGTATCTCTGATATTCTTGAGCTAACCGTGGATGATGCCATTGCCTTTTTTTCTGAAGCGACAAAAAACAACAGCCTGGAGCAGAAAATTATAGAAAAACTGAAACCGTTACAGGAAACCGGTTTGGGTTATCTCCGGCTGGGACAAAGCTCAAATACTTTAAGCGGGGGCGAAGCCCAGCGGATTAAACTCGCTTCTTTTCTTGCCAAAGGAAGTCATGCGCCGGCAACGCTTTTTATTTTTGATGAGCCTACTACCGGTTTGCATGTACACGATATCAGTAAGTTGTTAAATGCTTTTCAGGCTTTGATTGAAAACGGGCACAGTATTGTGGTGATTGAACACAATGCCGAGATTATTAAATCGGCCGACTGGGTTATTGATCTGGGGCCTGAAGGCGGAGACCGCGGAGGACAAATTGTTTTTGAAGGAACACCGGAAGAACTGGTTCGTTGTAAAGAATCTTTTACCGGACAATTTTTAAAGGATAAATTACAGTGA
- a CDS encoding ATP-dependent Clp protease adaptor ClpS, giving the protein MTTKEKKLPGSHPVDSPDAGKKLVLFNDDVNTFEFVIETLVEVCGHDLYQAENCALIAHYKGKCTVKKGSLEELMPCREEMILRRLTVEIQ; this is encoded by the coding sequence ATGACAACCAAAGAAAAGAAATTGCCGGGTTCCCATCCTGTTGATAGTCCGGATGCCGGGAAAAAACTGGTTCTCTTTAATGATGATGTCAATACTTTTGAATTTGTGATAGAAACCCTGGTAGAGGTTTGCGGGCATGATTTGTATCAGGCTGAGAACTGTGCCCTGATTGCACATTACAAAGGAAAATGTACCGTAAAGAAAGGTTCTTTGGAAGAGCTGATGCCCTGTCGTGAAGAGATGATATTGCGCCGGTTAACGGTGGAAATTCAGTGA